AAGAGGACCAGCGCAGCGAAGGCGGCGAACACGCCCTGCCTCCCCCCGCGGATGCCTGCACCGAGCTGATGCGGGTGATTGAAGGCCGACGCGACGCGCCTGAGGAAGGGAGCTACACCAACAAGCTGCTTGAGGGTGGCGACAACCGCATTCTCAAGAAGATCGGCGAAGAGAGCGCTGAGTTCGTGATGGCCTGCAAAGACAACGATGCCGATGAAATTGCCGGTGAAGCCGCCGACATCCTGTTCCACATGCAGGTCGCACTCGCCCATCACGGGGTGAGCTGGAGGCAAGTGCAAACGGTGCTGGCGGCCCGTCGGGGCGCGCCGCGGCGTCACTGAAGCCGCGAAACGCCGTGGATCGAGTTCAACAACAGACCTTGGTATGAAAAATTGGGCCGTTGGAATCCGAGAGCAGCATGAGCCAGCGACTCACAGCCTTCAGCGGTGGTGGATGGAACAGCTTGAGTGCGCTCTATGGAATGACAGCAGGAGCGCTTGACGCTCTTGAAGAGAAAGGGGGAACACGAGATCTCACCAGCCTGTTTGACGATGTGGATGTGATCTCCGCCAATTCAGGCGGCACCTGGGCTCTAACGACATTGGCAAGCTCCAATGCCATCAACGATGCTTTGAAGACACGCGCAGGAAGCGATGCGGTCACAGGCTCCGGCTATCTCGGCCAGGTGAGAAAGGCATTCGAACAACTGCCCCGTTTTGGGGAGTTCGACGGTGCGCTCAGTTATCTCAACTATCTGATGTCAGCAGAGGGGGGATACAACTACAACTGGCAACCACTGGTTGAGGATCTCACCTACAGACCGGCGCCTGACACACCCAATGGCCCGTTCATCTCCGACCAAGTCTTGAACTGGACGGAAGGAAAACCACTGGTTTTTGCCACCGGCTTGAGCGCCGCCAAAGCTGATGGACGCCTGCTACCTCCACAACCACTCGTGGTGGCACAGAACCAACAAGCACTGCTATTCGTCAATGACGTGGAGGCTGTTGCCCGGTCCAACAACATCCCTGAGCAAGCGCAGCTTATTCCTCTCTCACTGGAGCTGAACAGCAACAGTGCGCCCGGATCGATCTTTCGAATTCCGGGTAGCAACCAAGCAGGCATCGACTATCAATCGTCAGCTGGGTTGATCAGAACCACCACACCCATCAGATCATCAGGGGATGCCAGCAAACTGCCCTTGACATTCCCATCTGTGATGTCATCAGCAGCGCTGTCACCGCTGGGGAATTCAGTACCGGGGCAAGATGCTGGCAACCTTGCCCCCCTTGTCGGCATGGCCAGGGGGACAATTCTCAGCTATCCGAGCACCCTTGAACTGAACAACGAACAAGAAGCCCACGCCAGCGCTTTGCAACGAGGTTTGATTCGATCAATGGATGGCGGCTTCATCGACAATTCATCCGTGGCTTACGGCCTCTCAACACTGCAAAACGATCAAGGCCTGAACGACAACTTCAAGATTTCATCCTTCATCAGTAAGGCAGAATCCCCCGACGAAAACTGGAGCGATGTGCAGCTCAACAACGGTGAATCAATCAAGCTGCCCTTCGATGTCACCATGCTCTTTGGCATTGGCTTAGATGGTGAACCACTGCCAGACAGCGACAGCTATATCAAACAAGATTTATTTCCACCCATTATGCAACCCAATGCGGTTTTATTTGAGGCAGATGCGCTCACTGGATTGGCATCAAGCCCAGACTGGAGCTACCAACTCGATGGAACCGAATGGGAACTTCAGCGATGGTCGATTGATGTCACCACAACAGAGAACAAAACATTTGATATTCCAGCGGGCATTGAAGGAGAAATCAGCTTCTTCATTCTCAGCAATCCCGCTTCCGACTCGATGGCCTTCAACAGCGATGTCCTCGACCAGTACGATCAAAATTACAATAATTACAGGGATGCGCTGAACACCGCCGAAGGATCAAGACTGATTGAAGAGGCATTCAATTTTTAACCAATTGATCACGCCCAAAACCACATAACAACACTCCAGCCCACGACCATCAACAAGACGACGATTCAATCATCAATAGGAATCTGGCGAACAACATTAATCCAAGCTTTGCCAAGGCGTCTAGGAATCAACACCAATGCTCTGCAGCACAGTTCAGATGGGCTAAAGAAATACGACTTGCAGAAAGGAAATGAGTCAAAAACTCGTTGCTTTCAGTGGTGGTGGTTGGAACAGCCTCAGCGCGCTTTACGGGATGACAGCCGGGGCTCTCGACGCGCTTGAGCAACGAGGCGAAACTCGAGACCTCAGCAACCTGTTTGCCAACACCGATGCAATCGCAGCCAATTCCGGTGGCACCTGGGCTCTGACCACTCTGGCAAGCTCGACCGCGATCAATACAGCACTTCAATCAAAGTCGGGCACCGATGCCATCACAAACTCAGGATTTCTTGGGCAAGTCCGAGAGGCTTTCGAAAGGCTTCCTCAGTTCGGGCAAAGAAGCGTTGAACCGTTCATGTTACCTTTACTTTCAGACAAAAATGGGATCGATTTCAATTGGGAGAGATTAGTCAAAAAGCTTGTTTATGCACCAGCGGGTGACATACCAGATGGTCAATTCAAACCAGGAAGTCTGACGCGTTGGGCACAAAACAAGC
This region of Synechococcus sp. NOUM97013 genomic DNA includes:
- the hisIE gene encoding bifunctional phosphoribosyl-AMP cyclohydrolase/phosphoribosyl-ATP diphosphatase HisIE, which produces MQSPTPAFIDQLRFNEAGLIPAIAQDWLDGAVLMVAWMNREALEHTLRSEEVHYWSRSRQELWHKGATSGHTQKLRGIRYDCDADVLLLTIEQTGDVACHTGARSCFFEEEDQRSEGGEHALPPPADACTELMRVIEGRRDAPEEGSYTNKLLEGGDNRILKKIGEESAEFVMACKDNDADEIAGEAADILFHMQVALAHHGVSWRQVQTVLAARRGAPRRH